In Alteracholeplasma palmae J233, a single genomic region encodes these proteins:
- a CDS encoding transglutaminase-like domain-containing protein encodes MHRKKLIFSGIILITTLMGVLMYVLFTTFGIINGESTKKQLTIKTESAQKIYDGTPLTSELFTLFEGELGKEERIEPKEYTKITNVGKADNIIQFVILNKNNSDVTKKYEINYLFGKLEVIPKTIYIETKEESKIYDGEELTSDEYILDEKALIKGDAVKVIGTTKITDVGTKLNEIVTTILNHQNIDVTKNYDIKYKNNNLTIKKIPITIASRGKSKVYDGEELTGSDDDIIPIQGLLEGHQVENQFTGTITEPGSAENQFVTTIKDNNGKDVTAQYDIKYGFGNLTVLTSIYSDGKIENKNVEEYENTIVASIETDHNGSTYLRYKSFGDFFEGSWQDNNIQTDSISPLLFTSLSIEKNSKAIKRQTMNLVYEKDQVPFLAPYYISSQIKDELNITNDSYIKNTKLDSYKFVFTAYNTLVNGASNIIEEYSAEEAQYYENIKAYYLSIPEEIKPILDKLIQNIKITPTELGDKKELVSVVKKVSKYFKENFNQSNKSDYAKSTLKEVFETNEGSADQLATLATLLLRRLDIPARYTTGYYTDIRNNLGSLHEENAHSWVEFYIQNMGWIPLEVTPGIADKIEITVTPNKVTKQWDGNDLEFDPKNIRVTNFQEYKNLGYTYEAIINKMKKPETGKYKYSVNDFKIYDENNNDVTELFEIIYKEADLQIYKEKLIIETESIYSDYDGSTEWRNDERGQIKVIGEELLTDYDVKVSFSSLSKTVFQKNNSAILKIYDKNNNDVTDHYLITENFGKAVMRRKPITVRSKSKTVKHEPETGQILEYKELEEIIGLVEGDEIKEVIFTGQQVDLGSSPNTFSIVIYRGNLDVTQYYEIMYIPGELEIR; translated from the coding sequence TATGATGGAACCCCTTTAACTAGTGAGTTATTTACATTGTTTGAAGGCGAATTGGGAAAAGAAGAAAGAATTGAACCTAAAGAGTATACAAAAATAACAAATGTTGGTAAAGCTGATAATATCATTCAATTTGTTATCTTGAATAAAAATAATTCGGATGTCACTAAAAAATATGAGATAAATTATTTATTCGGAAAATTAGAAGTTATCCCTAAAACTATCTATATTGAAACAAAAGAAGAAAGTAAGATATATGATGGAGAAGAACTTACTTCAGATGAATATATTTTAGATGAAAAAGCATTAATTAAAGGTGATGCAGTTAAAGTTATCGGGACAACAAAAATAACTGATGTAGGAACTAAACTTAATGAAATTGTCACAACAATTTTAAATCATCAAAATATAGATGTTACTAAAAACTACGATATAAAGTATAAAAATAATAATCTAACAATAAAGAAGATACCTATAACAATCGCATCAAGGGGTAAATCTAAAGTTTATGACGGAGAAGAACTTACTGGAAGTGATGACGATATTATTCCAATTCAAGGACTTTTAGAAGGACATCAAGTAGAAAATCAATTTACAGGTACTATAACAGAACCTGGTAGTGCAGAAAATCAATTTGTTACAACTATAAAAGATAACAATGGTAAAGATGTGACTGCGCAATATGATATTAAATATGGATTTGGAAATTTAACAGTACTTACAAGTATTTATTCAGATGGAAAAATAGAAAATAAAAATGTAGAAGAATATGAAAATACAATTGTTGCAAGCATCGAGACAGACCATAATGGATCAACTTATTTAAGATATAAATCATTTGGAGATTTTTTTGAAGGCAGTTGGCAAGACAATAATATTCAAACAGACAGTATAAGCCCACTTTTATTTACAAGTTTATCAATTGAAAAAAATTCAAAGGCAATCAAAAGACAAACAATGAACCTTGTTTATGAAAAAGATCAAGTGCCATTTTTAGCACCATACTATATTAGCTCACAAATTAAAGATGAGCTTAATATAACGAATGACAGTTATATCAAAAATACTAAGTTGGACTCTTATAAATTTGTATTTACAGCTTATAATACACTAGTTAATGGTGCTTCTAATATTATTGAAGAATATAGTGCTGAAGAAGCCCAATATTATGAAAATATTAAAGCATATTATTTAAGTATTCCTGAAGAAATTAAACCAATATTAGACAAACTTATACAAAATATAAAAATAACTCCAACTGAACTAGGTGATAAAAAAGAACTTGTATCAGTTGTGAAAAAAGTGTCTAAATACTTCAAAGAAAATTTTAATCAGTCAAATAAGTCTGATTATGCAAAAAGTACTTTGAAAGAAGTATTTGAAACTAATGAAGGCAGTGCAGATCAGCTTGCTACATTAGCAACTTTACTGTTAAGAAGACTAGATATACCTGCTAGATACACAACAGGTTATTACACAGATATACGAAATAACCTAGGTAGTTTACATGAAGAAAATGCTCATTCATGGGTTGAATTTTATATTCAAAATATGGGTTGGATTCCATTAGAAGTGACACCAGGAATAGCAGATAAAATTGAAATTACTGTTACTCCAAATAAAGTTACAAAACAATGGGATGGTAATGATTTAGAGTTTGATCCTAAAAATATTAGAGTTACTAACTTTCAAGAGTATAAAAATCTTGGATATACCTATGAAGCAATAATTAATAAAATGAAGAAACCAGAAACTGGTAAATATAAATATTCTGTGAATGATTTTAAAATTTATGATGAAAATAATAATGATGTAACAGAGTTATTTGAAATTATTTATAAAGAAGCCGATCTACAAATATATAAAGAAAAACTAATAATTGAAACAGAAAGTATATATTCTGACTATGATGGTAGTACAGAATGGAGAAATGATGAGCGAGGACAAATTAAAGTAATTGGTGAAGAACTTCTTACTGACTATGATGTAAAAGTTAGCTTTTCTAGTTTAAGTAAAACTGTGTTTCAAAAAAATAACAGCGCTATTCTTAAGATTTATGATAAAAATAATAATGATGTAACTGACCACTATTTGATCACTGAAAATTTTGGTAAAGCAGTTATGCGTCGAAAACCTATTACAGTTAGATCTAAGTCTAAAACTGTTAAACATGAGCCTGAAACAGGACAAATTTTAGAATATAAAGAATTAGAAGAAATAATAGGACTTGTAGAAGGTGATGAAATAAAAGAAGTAATCTTTACTGGTCAACAAGTAGACTTAGGAAGTAGTCCAAATACATTTAGTATAGTTATTTATAGAGGAAACTTAGATGTTACTCAATATTATGAAATAATGTATATACCTGGAGAATTAGAAATAAGATAG